In Hippoglossus stenolepis isolate QCI-W04-F060 chromosome 20, HSTE1.2, whole genome shotgun sequence, the following are encoded in one genomic region:
- the agbl5 gene encoding cytosolic carboxypeptidase-like protein 5 isoform X3, producing the protein METRIGNIVFSSKFDSGNLARVEKVEKGSSSPASDTTSSGSAPSGSTLCPDYEFNVWTQPDCAGTEHENGNRSWFYFSLRGTAPGKILKINVMNMNNQRKLYSQGMTPLVRTLPGKNRWERIRERPTSEILDNQFILSFTHRLSEVRGATTYFSFCFPFSYTECQEMLQQLDASHPNAAHLNPSSAPASVYYHRELLCHSLDGNRVDLLTVTNCSGMQEEREPRLPKLFPDTNTPRPHRFPNKRVFFLSSRVHPGETPSSFVFNGFLNFILRRDDPRAHALRSMFVFKLIPMLNPDGVVRGHYRTDSRGVNLNRQYLNPIPELHPSIYAAKTLLLHHHTHNRLHKTQCSTHNNNVTNTHTAPLNTKPSNQHPAPPPTAPEISLNQRVAEKDANPAQPEVPMVTEENVWVNTEMGKEEPKSSSSSPDTVASVTAEETVPLVEEQESVPPQEGGVAYYVDLHGHASKRGCFMYGNSLPDESQQVENMLYPRLIAVNSAHFEFLGCNFSEKNMYARDKRDGQSKEGSGRVAMHKAIGLLHSYTLECNYNTGKTMNTIPPACHDNGRATPPPPPSFPPKYTPEIFEQVGRAVAISALDMVESNPWPRLVLSEHSCLTNLRAWILKHVRNTKGLNTHSHAHPPTRIHHNGSKASPPKSFNNCLSGSASENTLSRVRCNSQSSSSQTPSPKMHNSPSFTFGCPPPRTHSQHNSTHTSGRGGNKTLGPVRETKPQEKRRPPHHRSILRSPSNSHAPSRPPNSPPSSSSSSSSSVCAAGSCPLPASVTMTGLYSLQPPSLSTLLPSLQALPRPGLLSKLSPLLRQSLPPASNTPNGPTQD; encoded by the exons ATGGAGACTCGCATTGGTAACATCGTGTTCAGCTCCAAGTTTGACTCAGGGAACCTGGCACGtgtggagaaagtggagaaggGCAGCTCCAGCCCTGCCTCTGACACGACTTCCAGTGGGAGCGCACCCTCAGGATCAACCCTTTGCCCTGATTACGAGTTCAATGTGTGGACGCAGCCAGACTGCGCCGGCACAGAACATGAGAATGGAAACAG atcaTGGTTCTACTTCAGCTTGCGTGGCACAGCACCTGGGAAGATACTGAAGATCAATGTGATGAACATGAACAACCAGAGGAAGCTCTACAGCCAGGGCATGACTCCTCTTGTACGCACTTTACCTGGCAAGAACCGGTGGGAAAGGATCCGAGAAAGACCCACATCAGAG ATTCTAGATAACCAGTTCATCCTCTCATTCACTCACCGGCTGTCAGAGGTGCGAGGGGCAACCACCTACTTCTCCTTCTGCTTTCCATTCTCCTACACTGAGTGTCAGGAGATGCTGCAGCAGTTGGATGCGAGCCACCCCAATGCTGCTCATCTCAATCCAAGCAG TGCACCGGCCAGTGTGTATTATCATCGGGAGTTGCTGTGCCACTCTCTAGATGGCAACAGGGTGGACCTGCTCACTGTGACCAACTGCAGCGGGATGCAGGAGGAGCGAGAACCCCGTCTGCCGAAGCTGTTTCCCGACACCAACACTCCAAGACCACATCGCTTCCCCAACAAAAGG GTGTTTTTCCTCAGCAGTCGGGTGCACCCAGGGGAGACTCCCTCATCCTTTGTGTTTAACGGTTTCTTGAACTTTATCCTACGAAGAGACGACCCACGTGCTCATGCACTTCGGAGCATGTTTGTGTTCAAGCTCATTCCCATGCTCAACCCAGACGGGGTTGTCCGCGGACACTACAG GACTGATTCCAGAGGAGTGAACTTGAACAGACAATACCTGAACCCCATCCCTGAGCTGCACCCATCCATCTACGCAGCCAAAACACTGTtgctccaccaccacacacacaaccgctTGCACAAAACACAGTGCAGCACGCACAACAACAAcgttacaaacacacacaccgctcCCCTCAACACCAAACCCTCCAATCAACACCCTGCCCCTCCCCCCACCGCTCCTGAAATCAGCTTGAACCAACGAGTTGCTGAGAAAGATGCAAATCCTGCGCAGCCGGAAGTTCCCATGGTGACGGAGGAAAACGTCTGGGTGAACACGGAGATGGGGAAAGAAGAGCCGAAAAGCTCATCAAGCTCCCCAGACACTGTAGCCTCTGTTACTGCAGAAGAAACAGTCCCCctggtggaggagcaggaatCGGTTCCACCCCAGGAGGGAGGTGTGGCATATTATGTGGACTTACATGGCCATGCCTCCAAACGTGGATGTTTCATGTATGGGAACAGCCTTCCTGATGAGAGCCAGCAG GTAGAGAACATGCTGTACCCGAGGCTGATTGCTGTGAACTCTGCTCACTTTGAATTCCTTGGTTGTAACTTCTCGGAGAAGAACATGTACGCTCGGGACAAGAGAGATGGGCAGTCTAAAGAAGGCAGCGGGCGGGTGGCCATGCACAAGGCCATAGGGCTGCTTCACAG CTACACTTTGGAGTGCAACTATAACACGGGAAAAACCATGAACACCATCCCACCTGCCTGCCATGACAACGGACGGGCAACCCCGCCCCCACCTCCatcatttcccccaaaatacaCTCCGGAAATATTTGAACAG GTGGGGCGTGCCGTAGCCATCTCAGCCCTGGACATGGTTGAGTCTAACCCTTGGCCGCGGCTGGTTCTGTCAGAGCACAGCTGCCTGACAAATCTCCGAGCCTGGATCCTCAAGCACGTCCGCAACACCAAaggcctgaacacacacagccacgCCCACCCCCCAACAAGAATACACCACAACGGCAGCAAGGCTTCCCCGCCAAAGAGTTTCAACAA CTGTCTGTCTGGCTCAGCATCAGAGAACACCCTCAGCCGCGTTCGCTGCAACAGCCAGAGTAGCAGCAGCCAGACGCCCTCCCCCAAGATGCACAACTCCCCGAGCTTTACTTTTGGCTGCCCTCCACCCCGAACTCACTCGCAGCACAACAGCACGCACACAAGCGGACGTGGAGGCAACAAGACACTCGGGCCAGTCAGAG AAACTAAGCCTCAGGAGAAGAGACGTCCCCCCCACCACCGCTCCATCCTACGGTCTCCCAGCAACAGCCACGCACCCTCACGCCCCCCTAACtcacccccttcctcctcctcctcctcatcttcctcagtgTGTGCGGCGGGCTCCTGTCCCCTCCCGGCCTCCGTCACTATGACAGGTCTGTACTCCCTCCAGCCCCCCAGCCTCTCCACCTTGCTCCCCTCCCTGCAGGCTCTGCCCCGCCCAGGGCTGCTCTCCAAACTGAGCCCCCT